A section of the Engystomops pustulosus chromosome 3, aEngPut4.maternal, whole genome shotgun sequence genome encodes:
- the FUT9 gene encoding 4-galactosyl-N-acetylglucosaminide 3-alpha-L-fucosyltransferase 9 isoform X1, whose amino-acid sequence MKQKTAALVRGQIMTSTSKGIFRPFLVVCIVLICFTVCLLIYVKPTNNWISSPIESANSVLKMKNFFSSKKDYYNDTIILIWVWPFGQTFELQSCESLFNIHGCHLTTDRALYNKSHAVLIHHRDINWDLTNLPVQTRPPFQKWIWMNLESPTHTPQKSGIEHLFNLTLTYRRDSDIQVPYGFMVVSTKPFEFEVPSKDKLVCWVVSNWNPDHVRVKYYNELTKYIEILTYGQAFGEYLNDKSLIPTISACKFYLSFENSIHKDYITEKLYNALLAGSVPIVLGPSRENYENYIPADSFIHVEDFLSPRELADYLLMLNKDTERYLAYFNWRKHYTVNLSHFWESHACLACDHVKRHREYKSVSNLEKWFWN is encoded by the coding sequence ggCAAATTATGACATCAACATCTAAAGGCATCTTCAGACCATTTCTAGTTGTCTGCATTGTGTTGATTTGCTTCACAGTATGTTTGCTGATATATGTCAAACCAACAAACAACTGGATCTCCAGTCCTATTGAGTCGGCTAATTCTGtgctgaaaatgaagaattttttttcctcaaaaaaagattattataatGATACCATCATTCTCATTTGGGTGTGGCCTTTTGGACAGACATTTGAATTGCAGTCCTGCGAGTCTCTTTTTAATATCCATGGGTGCCATCTGACGACAGATCGtgctctgtacaataaatcccacGCAGTGTTAATACATCACAGAGACATAAACTGGGATCTGACTAATCTACCAGTGCAAACAAGGCCACCCTTCCAGAAATGGATTTGGATGAATCTCGAATCTCCAACTCACACACCTCAAAAAAGTGGCATTGAACATTTATTTAATCTAACATTAACTTACAGACGTGACTCAGACATTCAAGTGCCTTATGGCTTTATGGTCGTAAGCACAAAACCCTTTGAATTTGAAGTGCCAAGCAAAGATAAGCTGGTCTGTTGGGTTGTAAGCAACTGGAATCCAGATCATGTTAGAGTAAAGTACTATAATGAACTTACCAAATACATTGAAATTCTAACGTATGGCCAGGCATTTGGTGAATACTTGAATGATAAAAGCTTGATTCCAACCATCTCTGCTTGTAAATTTTATTTGTCCTTTGAAAACTCTATCCACAAAGACTATATTACTGAGAAACTTTACAATGCACTACTTGCTGGATCTGTGCCTATTGTGCTGGGACCTTCAAGGGAAAACTACGAAAACTACATACCAGCAGATTCTTTTATTCACGTTGAAGATTTTCTTTCTCCAAGAGAGTTGGCAGATTATCTGTTAATGCTGAACAAAGATACTGAGCGGTACCTGGCATATTTTAACTGGAGGAAACACTACACCGTGAACTTGTCCCATTTCTGGGAATCTCATGCTTGCCTAGCATGTGACCATGTTAAAAGACACCGGGAGTACAAATCTGTCAGTAATTTGGAGAAGTGGTTTTGGAACTAA
- the FUT9 gene encoding 4-galactosyl-N-acetylglucosaminide 3-alpha-L-fucosyltransferase 9 isoform X2, translating into MTSTSKGIFRPFLVVCIVLICFTVCLLIYVKPTNNWISSPIESANSVLKMKNFFSSKKDYYNDTIILIWVWPFGQTFELQSCESLFNIHGCHLTTDRALYNKSHAVLIHHRDINWDLTNLPVQTRPPFQKWIWMNLESPTHTPQKSGIEHLFNLTLTYRRDSDIQVPYGFMVVSTKPFEFEVPSKDKLVCWVVSNWNPDHVRVKYYNELTKYIEILTYGQAFGEYLNDKSLIPTISACKFYLSFENSIHKDYITEKLYNALLAGSVPIVLGPSRENYENYIPADSFIHVEDFLSPRELADYLLMLNKDTERYLAYFNWRKHYTVNLSHFWESHACLACDHVKRHREYKSVSNLEKWFWN; encoded by the coding sequence ATGACATCAACATCTAAAGGCATCTTCAGACCATTTCTAGTTGTCTGCATTGTGTTGATTTGCTTCACAGTATGTTTGCTGATATATGTCAAACCAACAAACAACTGGATCTCCAGTCCTATTGAGTCGGCTAATTCTGtgctgaaaatgaagaattttttttcctcaaaaaaagattattataatGATACCATCATTCTCATTTGGGTGTGGCCTTTTGGACAGACATTTGAATTGCAGTCCTGCGAGTCTCTTTTTAATATCCATGGGTGCCATCTGACGACAGATCGtgctctgtacaataaatcccacGCAGTGTTAATACATCACAGAGACATAAACTGGGATCTGACTAATCTACCAGTGCAAACAAGGCCACCCTTCCAGAAATGGATTTGGATGAATCTCGAATCTCCAACTCACACACCTCAAAAAAGTGGCATTGAACATTTATTTAATCTAACATTAACTTACAGACGTGACTCAGACATTCAAGTGCCTTATGGCTTTATGGTCGTAAGCACAAAACCCTTTGAATTTGAAGTGCCAAGCAAAGATAAGCTGGTCTGTTGGGTTGTAAGCAACTGGAATCCAGATCATGTTAGAGTAAAGTACTATAATGAACTTACCAAATACATTGAAATTCTAACGTATGGCCAGGCATTTGGTGAATACTTGAATGATAAAAGCTTGATTCCAACCATCTCTGCTTGTAAATTTTATTTGTCCTTTGAAAACTCTATCCACAAAGACTATATTACTGAGAAACTTTACAATGCACTACTTGCTGGATCTGTGCCTATTGTGCTGGGACCTTCAAGGGAAAACTACGAAAACTACATACCAGCAGATTCTTTTATTCACGTTGAAGATTTTCTTTCTCCAAGAGAGTTGGCAGATTATCTGTTAATGCTGAACAAAGATACTGAGCGGTACCTGGCATATTTTAACTGGAGGAAACACTACACCGTGAACTTGTCCCATTTCTGGGAATCTCATGCTTGCCTAGCATGTGACCATGTTAAAAGACACCGGGAGTACAAATCTGTCAGTAATTTGGAGAAGTGGTTTTGGAACTAA